ATGTATGATTATTACAAGTATGACAACCAACTGGACATtcaataaaatttactttatacatacttataccaaagagaatagattgtatagaggggtcctgtcatagtaaattttgtagtcacagtaaatttactgccatctatcgacacacgactaaaactcaaaatgaaatcgtataaaactatcaaaatgatgtatatatatggataaatgattttattatttttatatcattttgacccatgttcattcgctgatacctatgtgttaaaattgttaaatatgaaacggtgtcgtcaacccgaccataggccaaggtgtgtgcgccatctatccgagaatgactttttcttgatttccgaggcacgttttttccttagactttattcatcttatacggagttacatatgtctttgcttataCCTACATATCAGCAGGCAAGCCCAATCATACAATTATGGAAATCAAATTTCTACGAAATCTTCGTCACTACAGCCACAGAATAATTGTGCCTAATATTGATGATTGCTAATCAAGTTGGCCGTCGCTATTACGCTTGCATTAGAATAGTCAATAAGCCACGGATATAAAatacgtaaaaataaaaaaagccgACACTTCATTACTTTGTCAGGGaaattagaatttttatatacctatataaaggCTTTTTATACCTTGTAGAAGTACAACAAAGTGGTGTAGTCACAGCCACCAACATTTACCCATGCATAAGTGCGTAATATAATAACTTATTATTCCCAGAGCTAAGGATTTTCTTATCTTGTTATTATATGTTATAAAGTTATGAATAACAAGCCAATTGAGATAAAGCAGTTGGTTAGTGTTTTACAAATGTATGTAACTAGTTAACAGCGATAATGCCCTAGTTATAACTAGGTCATGTATAGAAGTATAGAATAACTTAGTGTGAAAAATGCTAACATTTGATGTTTTCGTGTTATGTGTATATGTCTGTGACATTATTCTTTAATGGATAAACCAATTTTGATTTAGGTAGTTTTTTAAAGGAGTAAATTGTTCGAAACATAGTTAGTTAGTGCTTCTGGGCATTTTCCGTaaatcgacaaccattgtgcctattttgcgtgaaacgagGTAGCGCTACTCTAACCACCCCAGCTGCTCCATGAAGCCTAGCAATGCTTTTAGGTTGCTGACTGCCTCTGAAACGTGATTTCCTTTGTAGCCCTTTCAATATTTCAACTGTAAGCatctattttttagggttccgtacccaaagggtaaaacgggaccctattactaagactccgctgtccgtccgtccgtccgtccgtccgtccgtccgtccgtctgtcaccaggctgtatctcacgaaccgtgatagttggatgtatttctgttgccgctataacaacaaataataaaaagtacggaaccctcggtgggcgagtccgactcgcacttgtccggttttttttaaattactttccTACTATTATACTTGAATAATATCTATATGTATGTTGTTCTTGTGCAGTTACAAGAGAGTGACTTTGATGAGAAATCTCTGTCACTATGCGAGTCGACGGAGACATCGGAGCGAATGTGTGGCGATTTTTTTAACACTGTCAAGAAAGGCCCTGGAAAAGTATTATTAACGACTATTGACCCACCGCCTGAATTTCAGGTACAGAATacggttaattaataattcAATTCATACAATTTATGACGAATTGTAAATGCACATTCAAAATGCCAAAGTTCATACAAAATAGCATAATGGTGGACAAAATGGAATAGATCTAATCATCATGAATTTTGATATATGTTGATTATGTTGACGCATTTTGCAGCTAAACTATTGACTAATGTGAATTAAATTTCCAGGATAACCCAGTGCCCCTTAATATTGTGGAAGTCGCAACTTTATTTGTACCTCCAACCGTTGTGTATAACAATGACTCTGTAAAGTCGAAATCATCGGTTCTTGAAATTCCTATGACAACGAGACATTTGTCTCCATTATACGCGAAGAAATTGAAACCGGAATCTTTGTACGAGCGGCGGCAGTGCCTGAACCACCGGTTCGCGAGCCCGCGGCTGCTGCACCTGAGCCCGTGCCGCGGCGCGCGCCCCTCCTCGCGGAACTCCCTCACCTCCCGTCTCTCCAGCAGTCATAACTCCCTCATCACACAGTTCCAGGACGATTCCAGCTTCATCACCCAAGCCATCTCTCACGACACGCTCTCCGCCAACACCTGCGACATCACTGACATGTACAATGTGCCCTTCGACAGCGACATCTATGCTGTCCCCGTCGACATGGTTCGCCCCGGTCAAAGCAATATGAGAAAAGGCAAAAAACCACCCAGGACCAACAAGAAACGCGGCAAAACCGCATCCCAAAATTTGACTACGAATCACGTGCAGACCGACAGAAATCACAAGCCAAAGGAAACGACGAACCGACATAAAGATTCCAAAAATAAAAGGCACAGCTTGCCAAGTTCGTCTTGTAGGAAGAACATATCTGACTCAGAGGCGGACTCGCTCCACCTGACGTTGCGCGAAATGCGTAAATATTTGCACACTCTGTACTCTAGCTCGAGCGACTCCGAGTGCCGGAACACGCTGAACAAGAAGAATAATATAACGAACGTGGAGATACACGTGCGGCCATCGAAAGACGCCAAGACTAATAAGGATAATGAGATATGCAGTGCGTTAGAAACGAATAACAATCATAAAAAGTCTCATAAAAACTCTTTTGGTATGAATATTAAGAATAAGAAGCATAAAGAGGTTCCTAAGGACGATACGGCCGATAAGAGTGTTAAGACGCCGCGTCAGAGTCAAAAGAAGATGTCGCCGGTGCGGATTTTATCGTTGAACTTGAAGCAGAGTTTTTGTAATCTGTTTCGGTGGCGGCGGGCGGGGGGGTTGGAGCGGGAGCGGGGGGAGGAGGTGGTGGTCGAGCCGCCGGCGGCGGTGCGGCGCGCGCTGCCGCCGCTGCCGTCCGCGCCGCACTCCTCACGCCGAGAGGGAGACGACGCCGTCATGGACTTCGCTACCTCCATACAGAGGGTCAAAGACGTAAGTGCCTCATTCTTATTCATTATCATAACGGGCCCTTTTAATCCTTATAGCAATGCTTGTTAGCAAAGCAAGTGTCGGGATATGTCACTGTTCCTTTAAGTAGGTGGTGTTCAAAGTAAAGCCGTGGGGCTGCTAGGTGACATAGTGGCGTATATTTCTACCGGCTTAAACATGTACATGCTCTACAAAACACGTTTCACTGATTTGTGATCGACTACTTTGAGTCAGTCTAATCTGTACCTACTACTTAATGCCAGCGATGTTAATGATTAAACTTTTTACGTTTCAGTATGGCTGGTATTGGGGTCCTATATCGGTGGAGGCGGCCGAGAAGATCCTCTCTAACGAGCCGGACGGGTCGTTCATAGTGCGCGACAGTAGCGACGACCATTACATATTCACATTAACTTTTAAGCTAAATGGAATGAGACATGTAAGGATTGAACATGATCAGGGTAAGTTCTGTTTCAcatttattacttaaatgtttAAGTACGCTTGGCTCGTTGCCTCACTCAgggtaataattaatattatttcataCAGAATTATTGTAATAGTATTGCAATCAGCAATGttttgccgccagagtgcagcacttaTCGAAAAcaatagagtaacttatatataCTGTGTCTTGAACAGTTTATTAAAAAGTTatgtgacattgatgcatcaaggcatTACAGAGGCATTGCTTGCTGTGAAACCCGAAattcgaaatttcattatctGCCACTCTTaacgctcgaatatgcaagagtgatagagaggcagataaggAAACTTAGACTTTCGTCCTTCTGCCCTACAATGTGAAAACACTAACTCAATAATGTTTTCAGGTAATTTCTGTTTCGGCGGATGCACAATGTTCAAAGCGCAGACAATAGTGGAGTTCATAGAGAACGCGGTGGAGACGTCGCGCAGCGGACGCTACCTGTTCTTCCTGAACCTGCGGCCCGTGCTCGGGCCCGTGCGCGTGCAGCTGCTGTACCCCGTCTCGCGGTTCAAGCGCGTGCAGAGCCTGCAGCACATGTgcaggtgtgtgtgtgtgtgtacgatAAATACAGGCCATTACAACATGTTCTTTCAGAGATTTAGACGCTTTAAAATAGTCCAAAATATCCTCACGTCATGGTCCTAAGTCCTAATGTTAGTACTAGTTAACTTAACtgtacatatttaaattaattttctaCTGGAACAGAGTTGTAGAGTTCGATTCGGAAGCGAAACAAATTGAACCCTATTTTATAACATTATTGTTTCCAATGTCACTGCCAATTTTTCTTGTACGGTGAGCCGCTTGGTACAAGTTATGAGATAATAACGATTTTTAATGTGATTTCAGGTTTGTGATATTAAAATACGTAAGACGGGACCTGATAAGCAGCCTGCCGTTGCCGAGACGTCTCCTGGACTACCTAAACGCCACGCACTACTACTCTGAACTCCTTGCCGAAATATAGGACCTGTTTGTTGGTTAGTTCTATTTGTGTAACGCGCGATAGCCCGTCGACATCGATTGACAACCGACAGAAGGAACCAAATGTGATCATTGACTTGTACTGAGATTTAAGATTTTTTAGCGACTGCCACGATTGTATTTATCGATGTTGGGATGTGGTAGATACGAATGgcgaatgattttattattttgggaAAGTCACATCCGTATATAGCCATGCGATACATATGTAATCATTTTGCATTCCATTAATTCAAAATAATTTATCACGCAATATTTAGATATTCAACGTATTTTCTTTATTGTACCTGATAGTATTGCTATTATTAGTAGACTTGTTGGTTTATACACGATGCAGCGTTCAAACTAAGCCTGATGATGGCGgaccttaaaggggcccactgattaacagtccgccggacggtatcggcctgtcagttgttcggaactgtcaaaattttattctaactgacaggccgataccgtccggcggactgttaatcagtgggccccttaacaggtACCGATGTAACCCCCTTGATATTCAGCAAAAAATAATAGTTTCGGAGTTATCACCGAAATTAGGCTCGTAAATTGAACACCCTCAGATCTGTTCCGAATTCAATCTGGTCTTCTGacaaaattacaaaagttaggTTAGCATGGTTTGCAACtaataatatacagggtggaaaggcacgacgatcctttccggaaatgggagatagtttagcctaagctctatattttctccatagaaactatgttaatatgggcaaccgtttctaaattatgaccttttaaacatccacgcaaaaaactactttgttctaaccctaacaggtgacagggtcaatgaacttacttgtaaacaatcagtattcgacaggaaattatgctaatttgttgccatctaaccatttttaggtctgcttacagcacggtaagaatcattgcaggattttcgctttcttagtggttccacttgttcaatacttgaatgaaatagttatgttattccttaatattaataatactaaccacaacattgtttacaacgacagttcaaatggtgacattgacaaccactcaaaagtacgcaatcgtcttataaatatctctggtttccttgactgataaaaaggttttagtttcttaacacgtttcacaaaattattttcgaataattggaaactatctaaaataattaaaaataacaagtaggttgtgtaagtagcaccaaatgaacttgcaaaaattaaatactaagaataaatcaagaataaatacttcttcaataccaaactaacaaaccttcttgcgtggtaggaaatagacaagacgtctgatgtttgaaattaaattttcattgaactatacttattgaatgtcatattcttcaaataaaaatgttagatgctcgtggctatttaaatttgtggggctgtgtaaaagatatggtgtaccaaaccaaacggaatgtgaaactgcggacgaaatgagacaaaggctaattggtgctttctgcggaggataaatgacgaagagcatacactatatcgcatgtgcatcgacatactcgggtacgggctgcggcggcgttgtaatacacggaggtacatttgaacaccgtatgtgaaaagaagatagtattaaatattggaaaaaagtaattatctaagaaagtaataaaattgtttgtaatatttttgcatgcatttgatttatttgacatttatgcgtcattcatacatcattgcgatactgtcaacgatcggaaaaaagtgtaaagtcccgagctttcccgacggagattcttaatctagccgtcatgtgcacatgctatagggttatcaccacagttaaaaagtagtatttttgcaatttttattttttactcaattaacgattcttaccattaccaatagtctctgtatcacttaaacgacctaatacttccgggaaggatcgtcgtgcctttccaccctgtatattttgaTGATTTCTCCGAAATCACTAATTTTCGCTGGACATACAGTCagtagcagaagttgctaagcgggcgaggtgttcaaaatgatctagaAGCGACTTTATTgtgagaataagagcgtgttaaggtaattttgaacacctcgtccgcttagcaacttctgctgctgactgtacatgggGCAAATCGGTAGCTAGGTCCTCTAGCATTGGTCTACGCTGGATTCATACTGAACGCGACACAGTGCATATATTTATCTCTGAAAATACTTTATGTACGTTTTGTTATCGTAGACTTGTGCTATTCTTGTCCGTGTCGTTTCCGTAGTCGACAATATTGCGTCCGTATCGTGCTCGTGCGTTTCATTGTGAACGTGCACTATATGTTAATAAGTATTACTTTAAGACGGATGTTAATGGTTACCGTCTACTGCGCACATCGCGTTTGTTAGATAaagctcggttttcctaggatagcggtgccgtatatagcggccgtctccatactaaataatacggctaaatatggatgttgtagtatttgtatggcgacggccgctatatgacggcaccgctatcctaggaaaccagagcatgAGTAGCTTTCTGTTCACTGGAAGCTACGTGATGCCAACATACGCTTTTACAAGATCTAGCTAAGTACACGACTGAAGTTTCGCATAATAAAGCAATGCGTTTGTCATGGTACAAACTCAGTACATATTATATACAGAGTAGATACTTAAGTCTTTTATATTTTGTGTGGCGATGTACCTATTACGATATACCATAGACGTATGTTATCAGCCAAAATGTCCCGGGCGTTTGGGACGCGTATCATGTTCCAGCAATACTTAATGTTAAGTTTTAAACGACACAGaatgtatatgtatttattgtTAATCGTAATGATCTGGAAAATGTGTCAATTGGGAAGTTAGTATAACCGTGTTTAAGTACGGTGGCATGGTTGATAGGTTTTCTAGAGATGTGAAGCTATTTATTTCCCCTCCGGTTAGTAGGGTTACTGCCTTAATCGATAATACAATGTTCTATACTTTCTATAGTAACGTCGCCTGTGAAATCGTATTACTAagctaatttaaatattaattataatgcaataataaatatgttttatgaGTCAACTTAAATCTTTGTTCTAGTTGTTATATATGTATACAGTTTCGAGTTATGCGCTTTAAACCTTAAAGTGCATAGCCTCATGTTCAAATTTATTAACGGTTGTATATATAAATCATACAATGTAATgttattgtattattaaatttttattataaaatgatTTGACTTGTAGATGATGTGTGGTTTGCTCAGCGAGGTGCTCGCCGGACTGACATCGAAGTATCGAGTAATCGTAATATTCGTAATATAACTTGTTGTGAGAGTTAGTTGTGAAcgactaaaaaaaattatatttcatggAGCATTGTTCAAAATTTTCGCGTCCTACATAAAGTGTCATGGCCTATTAAAAGTTTCACTTGTATTGATCGGTTCGGTCCATGATGTCTAATTCCCTAAATGTCTAGTCGAGTTACGTCAATTCCCCGAATGTCTAGTCGTCATACGTCCATTTACTGAAACGACTAGTGTCCACAAGCCTAATTCCCCGAATGTCTAGTCGTCATACGTCAATTACTTTTTAGTCGTTCGCtattagtctacatcgcaaacgggctagaacgcaaaatgaccgcattattttttccgttttatcttaactttttagcgatgtcgacggagccccgcttacgcggggctcctattctgtgctgtttggccttcggccatttgaagaaacctaacgaactTAACCTAACTATATCAAATGTGGTGATAAAAAAGTGGTCATTTGGCATTGGAACTAGACATTCGGGGAAATAGACACACGTGGAACTAGACGATCAGGAAAATAGACATACGTGGAAATAGACAATCAGGGAAATAGACATTTAGGGAATTAGACATCATGGACCGAACCGGTATTGATTGCATTAATAAAATTGTAGTTTCAAATACTCATTCGCTCAATCTCAATATTCGTTCATTTTATAAACTGGAACTCAATAAGGAATTTTACGCAAAGGGGTGACTTaactctgcagcttactgtacatgCGTTTTAATAGTGCTTTGTACGCAAGGCCCGTAAGAAAACAATAACAGCGGAGGGCGTTATACTAAATTTGAGATGCTGAAAGTGACCTGATATTTGGCAAATTTACTGATGggtctaattattttttaaatttatttaattaaattaacgaTAAGatttaaatagaaaatttaTTGGATCTTGTTTTCTGTTATTTCATTAGCTTACTAACTAGTTTTCTTTTATAACCTTATGTTTGCTGTTGATTTCatctattttaaaattatatatcataaatgaatctcaaagtacttatattaaactgtactagctgttgcccgcgacttcgtccgcgtggactTCTTTTCCGCGTTACTTTTCTtgcattctaataatatgctctTATACAACGATTCAAATCCcgcacttaaaaaaatgtttgaccttcatacaaactttcatcccctttttcaccaccttaagggatgaatttagacaaacgctgaaattagttatcttctcttttaatgaaataagtttttacgaaattaaatattcctagcttaaaataaaacttgacccTATACACATTTTCAATCCccttttaacccttttaaggaatgaatttttaaaaaccctgaaattacttttcttgtattctaataatatgcccttatacaaagattcaagttcggcactcacaaaatattagatctccatacaaactttcaacccctttctcaccaccttgggggatgaattttaataaatgctaaattcgttttcatgttttataatttaatacctttttgcatagtttcaagttcctagcttaaaataaaatttgcatcccaagacgaacttttatcccctttttaactcccttaggggttgaatttccaaaaaccttgcaattacttttttcgtaatcggctattatgcctttctaagaagtttcaaagcatttgtaatggattcaaactttaaacCCCCTTTTAGgggatacattttacaaaacgctgcaATTACTTTTCTTGCCTTCTAATATattccccaaatacaaagattcaagtcccgcgctcgaaaaaatgtttgaaatccatacaaactttcaacccccttttcaccaccttaggggatgaattttcaaaaaagcTGGAATtagttttcttatattttaaattaatacctttttacaaagtttcaagttcctagcttaaaataaaatttgcaccccaTGTCGaaatttcatcccctttttaacccccttaggggttgaatttccaaaaacctggcaattacttttttttgtaatcggctattatgcctttctaagaagtttgaaagcatttgtaatggattcaaactttcaacccctttttaaccctgttaggagatgaattttacaaaacgctgaaattacttttcctgccttttaataatatccccaaatacaaagattcaagtcccgcgttcgaaaattatttgatatccatacaaactttcaacccctttttcaccaccttaggggatgaattgtcaaaaacgctgaaattagttttcgtgtattttaataatatatctttttacgaagtttcaaattcctagcttaaaataaaacttgaaccccatacaaactttcatcccctttttaacccccttaggggttgaatttctcaaaatcgcttcttatctcttgtacactttataaatgtaatctggtgtggaaatttcaactttctatcttttgtagtttcggctctgcgttgatgaatcagtcagtcagtcagtcaaaacacttgcatttatatatatatatatatatatatatatatatatatatatatatatatatatatatatatatatatatatatatatagatagattaATTCCTTT
Above is a window of Cydia splendana chromosome Z, ilCydSple1.2, whole genome shotgun sequence DNA encoding:
- the LOC134803941 gene encoding uncharacterized protein LOC134803941; translated protein: MESPPSFSTHSEVPPLSEDSGLLITSGSFSSDSASGWHHVTSELQESDFDEKSLSLCESTETSERMCGDFFNTVKKGPGKVLLTTIDPPPEFQDNPVPLNIVEVATLFVPPTVVYNNDSVKSKSSVLEIPMTTRHLSPLYAKKLKPESLYERRQCLNHRFASPRLLHLSPCRGARPSSRNSLTSRLSSSHNSLITQFQDDSSFITQAISHDTLSANTCDITDMYNVPFDSDIYAVPVDMVRPGQSNMRKGKKPPRTNKKRGKTASQNLTTNHVQTDRNHKPKETTNRHKDSKNKRHSLPSSSCRKNISDSEADSLHLTLREMRKYLHTLYSSSSDSECRNTLNKKNNITNVEIHVRPSKDAKTNKDNEICSALETNNNHKKSHKNSFGMNIKNKKHKEVPKDDTADKSVKTPRQSQKKMSPVRILSLNLKQSFCNLFRWRRAGGLERERGEEVVVEPPAAVRRALPPLPSAPHSSRREGDDAVMDFATSIQRVKDYGWYWGPISVEAAEKILSNEPDGSFIVRDSSDDHYIFTLTFKLNGMRHVRIEHDQGNFCFGGCTMFKAQTIVEFIENAVETSRSGRYLFFLNLRPVLGPVRVQLLYPVSRFKRVQSLQHMCRFVILKYVRRDLISSLPLPRRLLDYLNATHYYSELLAEI